The DNA sequence TTATGCATCTGCGACGATGAGCACTGCTCTGGTTATCCATGCACCCGCCAGGAATGAGCTCGTTCCTCAGTTGCACGGGTTTCCTACTCACTTGAACACCGTGTATATGGGAGAGCGCGAAGAGGAGGTCAGTACGGAGTAACTCTAACGTTTTTCGCAAGCTAATGACTACCTCCGTACTCCAGATTTCGCGTTTGGCCTCACAACATCATTTCAGCGAATACAGCCGCAGCAAGTTTGGTTCGCAAGGGGCGCCGATTCGTTACATTCCCTTGTCCATACAAGCTCCAGAAGTCTTCCGAGAGCTTCGTTCACGTCAAGTTCGTTCTTCAACCACAAAAACATGGTGGCATCATGAACTCCCACAACCTACTTCACCTGTCACACCAGTGCTGTTAGGTCCCACTGGTCTAGCTCCGGATGCTAAATCCGAGTCCGACGAACTTTCGAGGAAGTTATTTGCTGCAATGGATGAGCAATTAACCTCGCCACattctcaagctcaagctgcGTTTGGGCAGTCGCGACATAACGTCAAGACTTCTGTTTCTCATCCCATTAAGTGCGTAAACTAAAGCTTTCGGAATGTTTGAGAAAATAATTGCCACTAGATTGTCCTTCATAATACCTTCTGAACTTTTGGCTCTAGTGTCATCTCATTTACTCCTCACCCCATCCGCTCACTCTTTCACCGTAAAGCAACCGACCATCTTCGAGCTACCGTCTCCGTTCACCCTTGACCGGTTGACCAATCTCCAATACCCCATGTTTCGTCCTGACTCGCAAGTGAGGTGCCCACCCACAATGGCTGGTCCGCATCCCCATCACTCTGAAACGACATTTGCGTGTCATCTACAAACGCGTTCACACGTATCTGAAGCCCTTCAAGCCGCCATGAACTCCCGTTTTCAAAGCGGAACTACTACATCGCCCCATCAGAAGGTTGCTGGAGTACCTTCTCACGAAAACGGTACTCTCAAGACTTTCCATACCACGACGCCTTCCGTTGCTCTATCTGTGTCGGTTACGCAAGTGAATAATACAAACGACCCTTTTGGGGCTTTAAGTACGCCACCCATAGATACACGTCTTTATCCTCCCCCTACTCCTTTCCGAGGATCCTATTTTGGGTCCGAAGATGAACATATCCAATCTTCACCTTCAACACCATTACCGTCCAAGACGGTCCAGAGCCGAACCTTGGGTAACCTAATTCTCTCTTCTTGCCCAGGTAAAAAAGGTATGTTTGTGAATACACCTATGTACATATGCTAATACACACGGACAGTTCGGCTTGACGGTCCTGTGAGAGGTCGGTCGGTTGTCCACCGGGACCTCGAGTACGACCTTCGGCGAATGAAAGATATGGGCATTGGTTGTATCGTTTGGTAAGCTGAGACCAAATCCCCCCGCTCCTGCTCAATCTTGAGTAAAACTATATTCCGAATAGTTGTCTGGACGACTCTGAACTCGAGTTTCTGGGAGCACCTTGGCCGGAATATGAACGGATAACAAGAATGATAGGTTTGGATGTTTTACGGTGAGTCTGACTTTATCCACACTTCCTGTCTAAAACATTCCGTAAAGATTACCCACGCCTGAGGGCCTGCCTCCAACCCTTTCACCCGATGCCCTCGACACAGAACTTACACCTTTAATTAACCGATATACCCTGCAAGGCGTTTCTATACTTGTCCACTGTCGAGGTGGTGTTGGTCGCGCGGGGGTTGTCGCTTGTTGCTGGACAATCAAGCTAGGTCTTTGTGGGTGGCTCGACCCAAATGCCACCGGTAATCCTGCTGAATCTGTTCGATTCGTTGAAAAAGTCGTTTCCGTTCTAAGGCGGAGACGCGGTGCAAAAGCTGTCGAGACATATGAGCAGGCAAAATTCCTCGTTGATTATGTGGAATACCTGAGGAGCAGCGAGTAGATAATATGCTATCTCTCGTACTCTTCGTCTCTGGGATGGCGTTCGCACACGGAACAGTGATTTATTTTTTCACTTATCGAAATACATTAGGATGAATCTCCAGGAATTATTGTTTACCTGTTTTTCTTTGTTTCTCCCGCCTCAGCCTACCTTTCATCGATTCGGCCTTATCACCTACACCTAATCCCCACATGAAACACGTATTTGCTACTCGTCTGAGTGTACTCAATAAAGAAGGATGTTGTCATTGCACGATATACAGCTCGAAGCTAGAGAACGCAAGGTGGTAACCATCAAACTCATAGTTTATTTTGTCTGTCCTCCGATACGACTGGCGCGTGCCGCTTTTCGCTGACTCCGCGGTATCCCCAACTTCATCAACGAAAGGTAGGACGAGCGCAGCTTGGAAAGCTTTTTGCGCGGTCTCTACTGGGTACTCTCCGttcgtttcaacatctcCATCTTCGCTGGAAATGAACAACGTAACCGACAAACGACCAGGGCGGAAGATCTTGCCCACTCGTTTCACCAAAGTTTTCAAATCAGGCATTGATTTCCCATCAGATGTCGGTGGTGCATAGGAGGTCGGAAGGGGAACGTTACACTCGAAACTAGCGTATGACCAGCCTGATTCAGGGGTTACATGAATGGTGTAGTATCCTTCACCTCGGCGTGGAGTACCACTAGATTTAAGATCATCTGCAGACGGAGTGGGTTTGAAGGAGGGGTCATCGCCCCAACGGACTAGAGCGTTGGAGGAATAACCACACGGTGTAAAGGAATGTGCGTTTAATGTTGTGAGATGTGAAGGGAAAATATCAGTGATTCCTAGAGTGTTGGCTAGGGCAAAGGCATGTTCAGACGGTGTTTCtgtggaggaggaagaaaaggaagagaaaggttgACGTATTTGAGGCGGCAGGTCCGTCATTAGAATTTCGATCGTGAAATCGGGGAAGTCGCCTGCAGACGGAGAAGGTGAGCGGGGTACGACGGAGTAGGAGGGCTCATCGAATATCCCGGTGATGTAAAGTAGCCAATGGTCGCCATTAACTTTGCCTATTGTGTACGCTGAGCCATTTTTGAAGATTGTATCGAGGAACTGAACTTCCTGAGCCCAATCGCGATGAGGGCCGAGCTGGAGCTCGGGAAACATGAAAGACTTTCGAGAATAGAAACACCGATAAACGGTTTTCATATTAGCCTGTGTGGCGGCAATTTCAAGTATACGAGGTAGAccgaggaggttgagagTGGTACCACAGGTCTTGAGGATCAACCGATGAGGGGAAACGAATAATGAAGACTCGCTGTGAAATCGGGGTGTTAACAATGGTCTGGAACAAAAGGCTATAAAGCCGACCTAAGTAAATAGGCATCGATCTCATCGCCTGTAACGGTACTGAGGATTTGACACCGAACGGTGCTGAGCATCTCGTCCCAAACTGACGAAGGTATTTTTCTGAGTCCAGTCCGCCCATTCACCGGACTTGAGGCATCTGGAACGGCACCTGGTGAAGGGGCGAACCAGATTTCTAAGAGTTTTTCTGGCCCTTCGAATGGCGCGCCggacatgatggtggttaTGGTTCAAGAGGGAAATCAAGTTTATGTCTACTAGACTTGTGACATTGATTGGTGTCAcacttcctttttttttctctccatgGTACGCTTTCCTCTGTTGAGGACCCTCCTTCCCCGTGTAACTGCCCCAATACTACCCGTAACTCGACTTCGTCCTCCATCAAGAGTTGCCCGTCCCATCTCAGGGTCCCGGCTCTTCTCTCATTTTCCTGCGCggctctcttcttcatctccccCGCCAACAAATGACCGCTCTAAGCAACCCTTATCTCAACGTTTGAAGCATCTCATAAAGTCTTATGGCTGGTATGCCCTCGGCGTATACCTCATTTTATCAGCTCTCGACTTTGGCGTCGCTTTCGCCTCTATCAATCTTCTTGGAGCCCAGCAGGTGTCTGAGATAGCCAGTTCAGTAAAACAAGCCGTAGCCAACGTCATCCATTCTAAGCCCCCGGAACCAGGCCGAGATGAGGTGGATCCAACTCGTAATGCGGCACAGGGTGGGAAGGAAGGCTTATATGCTATGCTCGTTTTGGCTTACACCATTCACAAAACCCTTTTCCTTCCTGTTCGAGTCGGTTTAACCGCGGCACTCACGCCCCGTTTGGTTAATTGGTTACGCGTCAGAGGTTGGGCCGGCGGCGAAGGTACAAGACGCGCCGCAGGGGAAATGAGGGAGCGTTTGAGAAAGGCTAGAAATAAAGACAAGGACACTCATTAACCTCCATTCCTACTACATTCGAAAACACCTAATGTACATTCCAGTGCGTACTTATTAACATTTCGCGATGGCATACATGAATCGACCTCAACCGTCCGTCGCAGTTCTCATAATAGAAACCCAACTCAAATCTTCATATGGCGGAAAATCGAGCTTAGGTGTTGGTAGGGGGAGCTTCATCGGCTGCAAGGTATTTCAGCTCTACAAAATCCGAAGTATTGGGAGGAAATCGTACCGTGTAGGATACCTTCTTTGACCAGTTCCTCCGGCTTCGGACGTTGTTGCAAGGCATGATCGAGCTTGTCCTATATCGTTTGGTGTTGTAAATTAGCGACTTCCAGTATCGACTGAAGGAACCGTACTTCAAGCTGGGATCGCTGGAGCTGTATCTTCGCCTGCACGAGCCCAGGGGCGATTCCTTGGTCTTCTACTACCCCGTCATTGAGTGAAAAAATAATAGATAGTCTGCGCACCTTTCATGATATTTCGGTAGACGAGATCCCGTTTATCGGGACGTTCGTTGAGATGTTTTTCCAGCTTCTGAAGTGTGCTTTGGTCCAGCGACTGCTGGCGAAGTGGCTCTGGACCTTGCTTGCTATCAGTAATCATTGTTTAGAACGACCGACTTTTCTTACGGGTTTGTTCTGTCATGAGTATAGCTTGCTGAGTTGAGTGGAATTCCCACTTTGCACCACCCTACAGTACCCCGTTTTCCCACGGGCCATGTCTCACTTTGATTTGTCCCACATTTCTCGAACCAAAGCGAGATTGTGAACTTGGTCCGGACGCTACTGGACAGTAGTAGTACGGGGTAGGATAACTGGTAACTATACTGACGATGGTTACCATGCCGTGTAGTCTATCCATCCATCTATCTGCCAGCCaaaaggaggaggagcatTTCGCTCACCAAGTTGTGATTCTGTCCGAGATCTCCAGGCCTATGTTTAAATCCGTTCGAGTGCATGGGCGTGTACCCCACCtcacaagaaagaaaactccAGTAGATGCACTGCATGGTGTCACAGAATAACAATGATTGTAGTCAAGGCCCCTGATAACAAAACCACCAAAAATTTTGGCCGTCTTTCATGCCAAATCACCACCCAGATCGCCGAAAAACGGCTCCCAATCATGCCAAAACACCGAACAGCCCAACATGGTCTTTCAAACTGACGGCTGAGGTGTGTGCAGAATACCCAGATGCCTTCATCGCCAACACCCCAGTTCATTGCCAGGGTAATGAAAATCACCGATTTTGGCCCAGATGAGAGCTCTACTGTACATTAGCACGCTTGTGTCACAAGGCGTGACAGCTATCACACAATCTTCCGCCGAATCGAATTCGGAACCTCCATCTTTTCACTACCCAATGTTGAGTAAAGCAGTCAGAACAACGCTTCTGGCTCGGCCTAGAACAACGCCCTCACTCTCTGCAACCGGTCATCGCCATGGATCTTCCAGTACCCACCACGACGAACATCGTGGCGAGCACGATAACACAGTGTACCCCAAAGAAGGTTCGAACGCAAACGGTATTTGGTATCCCTGACTGACTGATATATTCATGGACGTAGGATTTTTTTCACCCGCTTGGAGGAATGGAGTCCTTGTGTCCGTGCTCGCGCTCGCTGCATGGCAATACGCGCCAGAACCCAATGACGAAGCCTATCTCACACGGTGGATAATGATGTACAAAACACCGAAAGAGAAGTGGCTAGAGATGAATGCAACCCACGCCGCGCAGTCAAGGGTGGTTGCGGAGCAAACGAAGTTGTTTGACTTGGGTGTTGCGCCCCCGGTACATCGCCTTCGATTCCCTCAGTGAGTGAGCTCTGGTCGTTCTACAACCTATACTGACAGCTGGAAACTATCAGAATAATTGACCAGGGATCTCCATTTTGCAATGGTATTGGAATGAATGTGGACATGAGCAACGTGAAGGTGAAAAAGGAGGGAAAGTAGCTTAGACTAGAATTCAATTAAGTCACGTGGCAAATAAGCAGCAAGTTTGTTCAACATGAGTGACACAATTGTGACCTTGCGTGGTTTTCTCGTTGATTCACGACGACATCTGTCCTTGCAACGTCAAAGCCGCCCCGCCGTCGGGACGACTACATCCATCGCCATgttcctctttctccttctcgccAGTGCTGTCAATGCAGCTCTTCCCCAGGTCGACTTCAACCGTATGGGGACTGTCGGCTTGGCTGGCTCTTTCGCCGGATTCGACTTTTTCCAAAATTCGTCGCTTTCTTTTGACAACTCGACCTCGACACTCTTCTCCAGATCATCAGATGGTGCTTTGACTGCTATCGGTACCACTAATAATGGTGGTCATATTTCTGCTGGATGTGCCCTGGGCGATGTTTTTTATGTCGGGGGATCATTTTCGACTTTGGGCTCTACCGCTGCGTCCAATGTCGCCTCATATCGCGCTTCGTCCTCGCAATTTTTTGCTCTTGGCTCAAATGGACCCAACGGAGAGGTGGATGCTGTTTATTGTGATGCAAAAAATGGCAAGATTTGGGTTGGAGGGGAGTTCACATCACCAGGTGCTTCGGTTGCTGTTTGGGATACGAAATCAGGGTCGTGGTCTCAACCACCATTCGTTGGAGTCGCCGGTGCTGGGGGTCGCGTCCTTTCCATCACATCTAACTCGTCCCAATCCAGTCTTTTTTTCGCTGGGTCGTTTGTTGCTTCGTTTCAGGGTAATGGGACGATCAGCGGAAACAATAACCCAAACGTCCCGTTTTCCGCAGGAGCTACTCCATTCTCTTCATCACTAGTCCCAATACCCCTAACGAACGCCCAGGTCGAAGGGTCGCCATCCTCAACAGATCGTCAGTTTAGTGATGTGAAGCAAATTCTATGTCCTGCAGGATCAGATGGACCAGGCAATACTTGGCTTGGAGCAGATGGGAGCACAGCTGTACTGACTGCCAGAgccttttccttcatcaCTGCAAACGGCATCAGACTTGGAAACACATTTTTACCTAACCACGGGACGTCAGAGTTCAGGTAGCTCTTTGCTCGATTCGGAAAAGAACTTTATGCTGATCATCCTCTTCAGCGTGACCACTATTCCGGATAACACAGTTCAGACCCTCAAATATTTGGACCCTCTTACGGGCCAGAACGCAACATGTTCCGACCCTTGCCCCCTTTCTTCCAATCCATCTATACTCTACCAAGATTTTCTATTTCCGAATACCCTTTCGATAACAGGAGTTCAAATCAAGTTATCGAAGTTCACTGGCTCTGGCACTGGTTTGCACATACTGCAACTTCTCTCCTCCGGTGCATTCGCCTCTTCAGTTGCCGATAATAATAGCCTTTCTTGCTTTGCCCCCAACCCCCCGAATGCAACTTTTACTGGTAATTGGCAGGCGAAGGAGGCAAATACCAAAATATCAGGAACGGTGCAGACAGTGTTGGTATCCTCTGTTGATGTTGGCACAACTTCAGAGGAGGGCCCTTCTTTGACTTGGATGCCTTACGTCTCGGCGTCCGGAGTTTATGAGGTTTCTATGATGATTCCAGGTTGCACCAACTTCCAAGATTGCGGCCTTCGTACATCGGTGACTGTCACTGTTTTTCCCGGCCCCGGCTTAGCTCCTGTTGTGACTATCATTGACCAGACCAACACTGAGGACGCAACCAAAGTCGTTTATAGCGGTACTATTGTCCCCAGTTCTCCCGATTTTAGCACCaccatcctcatgaaactcGCTGACAAACCCACTGGCAGTGGACAGGACGGTAAATATGAGTTGGTAGCTGATAGAATTCTGCTATCGCTCCTGTCCGCTAACATCAGTGCCTCCGGGGGGAGTACTCCATCTGCTCCGGGGAGTGCGTCAGGCTCTCGGAATTCGTTTGGCTTCCTAGAATGGCCTCTTTCTGCCTCCTCCGGCACCGATGCGACAAAGGTTTTACCCAACACCAGCATCACAGCCTTAGATTCATTGGGAACGGACCTGTTCGTTGCTTTGGATGGTACCAACATCAACTCTGGTGCCTCTGCAATCACTAGCGTTGCGCATGCCGCATCCGGTTCTATCTACATCGGAGGAAACCTAACGCTATCATCTGGCGCAAAGAATG is a window from the Marasmius oreades isolate 03SP1 chromosome 6, whole genome shotgun sequence genome containing:
- a CDS encoding uncharacterized protein (BUSCO:EOG09263LNF), whose protein sequence is MSGAPFEGPEKLLEIWFAPSPGAVPDASSPVNGRTGLRKIPSSVWDEMLSTVRCQILSTVTGDEIDAYLLSESSLFVSPHRLILKTCGTTLNLLGLPRILEIAATQANMKTVYRCFYSRKSFMFPELQLGPHRDWAQEVQFLDTIFKNGSAYTIGKVNGDHWLLYITGIFDEPSYSVVPRSPSPSAGDFPDFTIEILMTDLPPQIRQPFSSFSSSSTETPSEHAFALANTLGITDIFPSHLTTLNAHSFTPCGYSSNALVRWGDDPSFKPTPSADDLKSSGTPRRGEGYYTIHVTPESGWSYASFECNVPLPTSYAPPTSDGKSMPDLKTLVKRVGKIFRPGRLSVTLFISSEDGDVETNGEYPVETAQKAFQAALVLPFVDEVGDTAESAKSGTRQSYRRTDKINYEFDGYHLAFSSFELYIVQ
- a CDS encoding uncharacterized protein (BUSCO:EOG09265B4G) → MVRFPLLRTLLPRVTAPILPVTRLRPPSRVARPISGSRLFSHFPARLSSSSPPPTNDRSKQPLSQRLKHLIKSYGWYALGVYLILSALDFGVAFASINLLGAQQVSEIASSVKQAVANVIHSKPPEPGRDEVDPTRNAAQGGKEGLYAMLVLAYTIHKTLFLPVRVGLTAALTPRLVNWLRVRGWAGGEGTRRAAGEMRERLRKARNKDKDTH